The DNA region GGCTGTAGGGCGAGTGCACCTATGCTTCTAACCAACATTGCTGAGAGCAATGGATGAATACTATAAGAGTTAACTTAATGTGCACATTTTTGAGGggaaaaatatttatatttctgaaGATAAATAAACGATTTAAGATTGACAATATGACCCAAAGGCGAACcactcatattttttttctcacacTTTTTGTAAGCAGGATTTCCTCCGTCGTTATGGGTATCTTCCAATGCCTGACTTGCAGTCTGGTCAGCTGAACACGAAAGATGAATTGCAAGATGCCATTATTATTATGCAAAGGTTTGCTAACCTACCTGAAACCGGTGAGCTCGATTCTGACACTCTAGCTATGATGGGAAAAGCAAGATGTGGTGTGCCGGATATGATGGGAACCGCAGAAAGTGCGAGGAAGAGAAGATACGCCCATACCGGTAGCAAATGGGACCACAACGATCTTACATACAGGTAAGGTTCGAGTTAATTAAATGACGCTGAGAGGGATATTAAAATGATTATTGTCACTTTACTCAGCTTGCCCGTTAAAATGTCTTGCCGATCCCAGTTGTTGTTCTGGAAGAAAACGGAAGATGATTAAGGGTTTCATTGAAAGAAAATTGACATCAATATCAGAACtgaatactagtatttaaaCTGGGGTACCGGGTATAGTTTACTGCGTGGTGGAGAGACAAGTCATTTGGTCAACCGGCGATGTCCATGACTGATGCCCAGTCATATGTACCCCCGGGGTCATACCACAACGTCACGATGGGGCTGGTggcttatacatgtattttgcaaGGGGTAGTCACTCCAGTGGTCTGAACTCTGACTAATGCAACTGACGCCAACAGTATACATGGTCGTTTAATACCAGCGGTTCTTGAAATACCGACGCCTTTCTAAGACTACGGGAAGGGAATGTCATGTTCAAGGCAAAGTTATCATTTGTGATTGaataattttatcttttaaCAACTTTTTACAACTTTTATTCCAGAATTGAAAATTTCACGCCCGATTTGGACCCAGAAGACACGAGACGTACAATTCGTAAGGCTTTCGATTTCTGGCAGGATGCCAGTGCTCTGACCTTCACTGAAATATATGACTACCAGTATGAACCAGATATCAGAATACAGTTTGTAAGGGGTTACCACGGTGATGCAGGACCCTTTGATGGACCGGGAGGAACTTTGGCGCATGCGTACTTTCCTGGTAAAGGCATTGGTGGAGATTGCCATTTTGATGACGATGAGGCATTCACTATTAACACTTATGAAGGTAAAAACACATTCTTTAAGTAAATGACGCCATACTGACATTGGAATACACGTATATCACAATTTTATGAAAGGTTGTTCATTATACATGggcaatgtatatattaaaacatttcgctcgctcgctctctctctctctctccctctctctctctccctcccccccccctctctctctctctctctctctctctctctctctctctctctctctctctctctctctctctctctctctctctctctctctctctctctctctctctctctctctctctctctctctctctctctctctctctctctctctctctctctctctctctcttactctCTCTTTCTCACTCGTCTTGCACCTTGcattaattttgacatttcgTTCCATCCCTAGGTATCAACCTGGAGTACGTTGCAACCCACGAATTTGGTCACAGTCTTGGTCTTGGCCACTCTTCAAGCCCCGGTGCTTTAATGGGTCCTTACTACCAGGGTTACAATCCACACTTCCAGCTACCAGATGATGATAGAATCGGAATTCAATCTCTATATGGTACGCAAACTCATTTGGTTTTGGTATTCCTACCTCAGAATGAAAAGGAAGTTTACTTGATAAAGTTAAACCGCTGATCATTGAAATTTTGTGAAAGAAATTTGCTTCCTTTCAATTCTTTGAGTTGACATATTGCTATAAGATGAATACATTTATACACAAGATAAATCCTTCAAAAGACCGTTTATTCAAGAAGAGCATTTTCACAATGCAGAAAATATTTTCCAACTGACGTATTAACGATCTTGGGTTAGACTTGCCGTAAAGAGGGTAGTCATCATTTTTACGACAATGCCGAAAAGTGGTAAAGATAAAAGGTGGCAACAGATCGACTATTGCATATTGTAGGTGTCTTCTGAGAGTTTGGATAGTATTTTGAACAAGAGTCTTCAAtctagggggagggggggggctcAAAATTTGCAAAGAGCAAAAGGACGAACTTAGACTTTGCTAGCTTCTACGGGCATACTGTAACCGTTTACCAATATGCCGAGTCGCACAACTCGATCGCAAAAAAAGTAGTTGGAAAGGCCTACACGCCTTGCTTTCGTCAGCTCTCAACCTCTGCTGGTAACGGGCAATTCAATTTGACGTTCTTGTTTGTTTATGACAGGTCCTAACCGTGATTACACTCAAGCACCAAACATGCCAGATCCCACCAATGCACCTGATGATCCAATGAATCCAACGATGGAACCATGTTCGTCGGGTTTCGACGCTATTGGCAGTATACGAGGAGAAATTTTCTTCTTCAAGGTATAacatattattttataaatttatgtaaGTTCAATTTTTAAGGTCACAGTGATTCCTCAGAAGTGGATATTTTGGTGAGCAATTCCAGAAGACAGACGTTTTCCATTCAGTATGTTATAAATTGAGAAATCAGGGATGCATGATGAATTGAGATGAAGATAGTAACATATACGTACGAGTATAGTGAACAGtgtttagaagaaaaaaaaggcACTGAAACATAGTGATTTCGCTGAAAtcttttctcaaaaaaaaaatttctcaCAACTTGTAAGGTTTTGTATGTGTCGTTATGGAAACTATTTTTTGCCGAATGAGCAATGAACTATTTGAACACATTTTTTGGAAAGAGCGAAAAATGCAGCTGCTGAACTTTTCTCCAGACGTGGCACTGTATGACTGGGACACAGTGTAGTAGTAGGTAGTAGTTACTGTAGTACAAGTGATGGTGAACATTGGTTGTCTGTTATATGCATGTGCTTAAACTTACTATACGTTACACAATATCAGTGTGTTGTTCTTTTGGGACAAGAGTTACAGTACGTGCTGCAATTTAAGCCATTTTCGCGAACCACAGTCTTTTTTCCACTCTTTTGAGGAGTTAGTCTGCAAGATAAATCGCATCGAGCCACGAGTGGCCCACAACTTATATAAGCACAAGCACCCTCAGTAAAGAGAATACTGATTGCGACCGCATGACACGACATTCCATTATTGAGGAGCGTGCCAGGCCACAAATATGCCTTGTGATTTTACATCAACAGTATTTCAGCTATATCCTCACTTGTTTTCTCTCTTCTAGGAAAATGTCTTCTGGAGACTACGGGAAAAGGGGAGAGCTTTGACTGGATATCCCCATCCCAATGAAAACTTCTGGTATGATTTACCATCCGGAGTTAACGCTGTGTACGAGCGATATGACCACAGGATAGTATTTCTGAAAGGTAATTTGAGTTCAAGATATTTTCCCTTCCTCGAAGATTTTTGATCAGATATCATCCCACTTTTTCAAGTCCAAAACACGATATGACGATTATGATAGACCTTATGCTTAGAACACATGCGCTTTCGTTTCCAGTTTTGTTCTTCAGGAATAAATTCACAATTCAACCAATACTAGTATAAATGACATTCATCCCCATGgttaaataatgataaaaattatCCCAaccaaaaaatacattttcttatttttgCAGATAAGATTTCTTCTTTCCGTAGTCATTTCTTTGATTATAAAAAGCACGATTAGTTGTATATACGGTGCATATACAAAAACGtcaaatttattataatttattcataaatgcATATGACGTACGCATTTCTTTCAACAGGTCTCTTAtccatttttgtacatttttcctGCAGATTctcattattatatatacagtaccAATTATCAGGACCCTGGCTATCCACAATACATCAGTAACATAGGATTACCACGCAATATTGACGCCGCATTAGTGTGGGGTAACAACGGCAAAACGTTCTTCTTCAAGGGCAAGAAATACTGGAGATATGACGAGGTCAACCATAAAGTCGATCCTGGCTATCCTAAACTGATATCCGAGCATTGGACTGGAATTCCAAACAACCTTAATGCGGCGTTCGAATGGAAAGACGGTAAGGAATCATCAAAGAGGCAAATTTTCTCCGCGATATGAGCGATACAAACACAATGTATACTAGTGCAATTCTCACTAACGTAGCATCCTCTTAAAGTGGCACAGTCCGTGGCTCTGacccaatattttactaaaACCAATGTACAACACACATTGATATAATACACACTAACGTTATATAGAAACATGGCTGAGTCGAGACAGCTAGATAGAGGTAATTCGGCATGTACAAAGACTAAGCCTTTATAAACGAGAGTACGACATTTTCGAGTTTATTGGTAACtaataaatgacgtcatacCAACTCCTGATTAGAATGTTATCAGATGCTAGACATATTCCAAAGTGTTTGCTTTAGTACTAGAAATGATATAAGGATGTATTTATGTGACAAGGTTACCACTAAAAAACATCAATTTACAGATTATACATACCTTTCAAACTTATTCTGAAAAAAGTCAGGCGAGATGTGACACATGTTGAGTGTGTGTGATATGATTCGGTTCTTTGATATCCTATCTAAGAATTCTTTTTAAACCGCCATGTTTCAATCTACAACTCTGCTAGACAACTGTGTTAATATCTGAatttattgttttgataatCTGAGGTGGGTCTTAAAAGATTGAAAATGATTCAAATACAACCACTAAATCAATTATGATCTATTATGCAATTGGTAAGCTTATTGCCGTTTCGAAATATCACCATGGTGATAAAATTATGCTTTTATAAAAATTCAACCTCGTTCTCAATTTTTTCCTTCAGGATACACATACTTCTTCAAAGGTGACGATTACTGGCAGTTCAACTCCAACACGATGAAAGTGGAACCGGGCTACCCACGTAACGCTGCTCGCGATTGGTTGGGTTGTAACAGAATAGTGAAAGGAGAAGAAGAACTCGAAGACGGCGAATCTGGACCAGTCTATTCGTCTGCCGTCAACACTAAAGTGACGGCTCCCATCGTCATCTTTATCACATCAGTATTAGTTCTCATTCTTTAATTCAAAATCTTATTAAGAAATATTAATTCTCTCAAATTTACAACGAAATCTTTTTAAGAAATATTAATTGTCTCAAATTTacgacaaaatattttttaacgCAATTTCcaattttcacaaaatgaaactattttgttttcagcaaaatttatttatacatgtaaaatatgttaGACTTAGAAAACTGCCATAATCATTGAAACTGACATATCGTATTTTAAAGTTCctttttgtgtatatttgtaatcTAAATTCTGTAAATGTACAATCAGAGACAACAACAGTTTTTACTATGTTTATTATTAAgatagtgaaaaaaaaagtcgCAAAAAATGTGTGCATTTTGGTTTGGATTTTAAAATTATGGATATCTAGCCAGATTTATAGATTTATATCTATAGTTCATTGCGGTTATATCAGGGTATACTCAAAACTTATCAATCTACCATGAATCTCACTGCTTGTATCACGATCCAAAACTTCCATGGAATGAATGCCACCACTGCCAAGACACAACTGTGCAGCTAGCTAACAAAACGttcagacacagacacggacgaggaagaaacaaaatattcaattattcaCTTGAACTTGAATGATGTCACGGTTACCCATTTTGGGAAGTATAATATGTTTATGAACGTAGAGAAAAAGGACCAAATTTAAGTTATTTCCAAATGATAACAGCGCGGGTTAAACTCGTTAGAAGGACATTGTCTAAATCTATGTTGTTTTAGTTTTATGAGAGAAATTGTTCATTTACAAAACTCAACACATTGCGCATGCGTCAATGACAATGCTGTAGTTTTTGAAGAATTCCATGTTCCACCTAATAGTATTGTTAATACTTTTGGAGCTGTTCTCACGTCTCGTTATTATGACGTACTGAACACCATGTGTTCAGAaagtatctgctatgcaattttAACCATTTGCTTTTTTAATTTGATGATAATGTTACAGTAATTATTATTTTACTGACGGCCTTGCAGGCAAGGAATCACTGGTTAATAAAGTTGTGCCAAATATAAATGCTTTGTACGTATGGCCTGTCACTtattgaaccatagaccctccacaaaCGATTAAACATAGAttttatgagagagagagagagagagagagagagagagagagagagagagagagagagagagagagagagagagagagagagagagagaggaaagAAGAAGCTAGATGGGATGTATAAGGAAACAGGGAGCAAGAATCAAGCAAAAGGAGAGAGAGAAGCATAACGTATGTATACAGTACAGAGGGGAGTGGGAAAGAACGAGGCCCTGTTTAATTCA from Glandiceps talaboti chromosome 18, keGlaTala1.1, whole genome shotgun sequence includes:
- the LOC144448912 gene encoding matrix metalloproteinase-14-like; translated protein: MATVIKSSSLFMLLVICVTVRYIHASPSQQAQGVDFLRRYGYLPMPDLQSGQLNTKDELQDAIIIMQRFANLPETGELDSDTLAMMGKARCGVPDMMGTAESARKRRYAHTGSKWDHNDLTYRIENFTPDLDPEDTRRTIRKAFDFWQDASALTFTEIYDYQYEPDIRIQFVRGYHGDAGPFDGPGGTLAHAYFPGKGIGGDCHFDDDEAFTINTYEGINLEYVATHEFGHSLGLGHSSSPGALMGPYYQGYNPHFQLPDDDRIGIQSLYGPNRDYTQAPNMPDPTNAPDDPMNPTMEPCSSGFDAIGSIRGEIFFFKENVFWRLREKGRALTGYPHPNENFWYDLPSGVNAVYERYDHRIVFLKDSHYYIYSTNYQDPGYPQYISNIGLPRNIDAALVWGNNGKTFFFKGKKYWRYDEVNHKVDPGYPKLISEHWTGIPNNLNAAFEWKDGYTYFFKGDDYWQFNSNTMKVEPGYPRNAARDWLGCNRIVKGEEELEDGESGPVYSSAVNTKVTAPIVIFITSVLVLIL